The Odocoileus virginianus isolate 20LAN1187 ecotype Illinois chromosome 14, Ovbor_1.2, whole genome shotgun sequence genome contains the following window.
GGTTTAATTATCTACACCCCTAGTGTTAACACtgggaaataaacaaatgggtgaAAAGGCATCATAAAAGAGACCAACAGTTTCATAGTATTCAAAAATAATTGGGgatcaagaaaatatttacatcatTTCTCCAGCAGTCCTTACTGACACAAGGCAAGCCAGAATttgcaaaaaatgtttaataggAATTTCCAAATTGATGAATGCAAACTGTTCAGACTGCATGGTTCAGAGAGGTTTTGGGTTTAAAATATGACCAGAAAGAAAACTGTATTTCAGTAGTTGGTTTTCAGCGAATCACTACCTTACAGTGGTGAAAACAAATTTGGGAGGGTATATAGTTATGCATATGGGCAGAAAATGTTGATCAGTTTccataatgaaatatatttatatctacatTATTTATTCTCACTTAAATAAGTAGGAAAAAACCTACCACGATTTTCTTGTCAGGCTAGAAAGGTACTGCAGTTAATAATCATGACATCACTAGCTACCTGGTATTCACAATTATGCTAATTTATATGGTTATCTATGGAAAGATTAACaattagaaaattacaaaaaaagaagagcTGAATATTTTGTTCCAAATTACACTGCTCTCCTGCCAAAATAATGTCTGACAATGAACTCTTTTTCTAAGAAGAGCTCTGATATGAATACAGACAATTCAAACTCTCTTAGTTACATAGATATTACACCATGCCGTTTCCTTATTTCACCTTAATCTATTAATGGAACATAATCTTACcggaaaaggaaaaatgttgtCAGCCCTGTTCAAGCTATCTTCCATCCAGGATTTAGGAGCAAAGGCAGAGCTGGGGCGAGCATACTTCTGGAGCTGAATATGATTGCTTGCAAAATTCTTCTTCAAAGGCGAGATGGAGTTCAGGGGTGTTATTCCTCCGTTCAGCCCTCTACGGTGATCCCGGCCTTGGGACCCTCCCCAGCCACCATATCCACCACCTCCTGGGCTCCAGGAAGAAGACGGTGTAGGAGAGGGACTCTGGTAGCTGCTCCACGGAGAAGGGGGCTTGCTAAGATTATTCGCCAAATGAGGCAGCTGGTTAAAAGCAGCATTTCTATGTGTGAAAGGTGGGGGATGGGGACTGGCAGGAGACCTCCTTTGCTGCTGATGCTGGCTGTGATGATGCTGGAAATGAGGGTGATGAGGGTGGTGCTGTGAGAGAGGCCCAATTTGAGGAGAGAAGCTGCCTCCGAAGCCAGGGCTGACATGATGGGGGAAATTTTGAAACAACAGAGCACCGTTATTAGCCGAAGCAGCTGGGACCCCTCCCTGGTGAAAGAAACTTGCATCTTCATTGATGATTGTAGAGGAGGAAGGCGCTATTGCTGCTGACCAGTTACTGAAACCAGTGAGAGACGATGCGCTTGATGTCAAGGGTTGGGTCGAAGTACCTAGCCCCGTGGCTTCTTGATAATCAAACCCTGTCAACACTGGTGATTCGattcttattttctccttcccGTTGCCATTTTCTGAAGAATTGTCCCCTTGATTTTCTTCAGGTTTAGCCTTCTCAGTTTCAGGCAGTATTCCAGCTTCCTGACCTGGACTGGGGGAGAGCTGCTGCTTTTCCAAAGGGTCTTGCGGTTCCTGTTGCtgactttttgctttttctgatcCCAAGATCTCATCCTGAATGTTATGGGTAGCCGGAGCAGGAAACAGCCAAGCTGACCCGGCACTGCTGCCATTGGCAGCTgtgttattatttataaaagcagcagggctgggggtggcatTTTGGTGATGGTGTGGAGGCTGCAGATGTGGATGGAATCTGACTGGAAAAGCAGATTTATTCCCAGTATTGCTTTGCACTAGCACTCCAAACCCGTAATCccccatttattatttttaggctCAGAATCTTAAGATAAAAAACAACAACCTGGTATCTCAAGCCTTTGTATCCTCTACTCCAAATGTAAGTTGCTTGTTTGAAACGTCTTATTTTAGCTAGCTCAAAGATGCAGCTTATCACCCTAAATAGTTCAGATTTGGAATTCTGgtctctgaaagaaaaaaaaaaaaactaaaaaaaaaaaatcttaaaacactgACATGAATTCAACTAGGCTTATTTCTAGGAGGGAATAAAAACGAAGAGGGTAAAAATCAAGTCTTTGGTTAGTAAAATAGGCGCtttctttttccaaaggaaaacgTACATGAATGACAAAAACACGGCTTCTCAAGCATCTATGGATGTAGAAGAATAAGCATTGCAaggagtaaaaatatatatatataatttaacaatCACATATGGTCTTCTTCAGCAGTTTAGATTCACTCACATAAAAATTAGAATAGGGCTAAGAGGAGAATAGGTTCTTTTCTTGGCagcttggttaaaaaaaaatcaggaataatTTAagaacattatatattatatatttatatatatagattatattaGGTTATCTGGGATAGGGGGCAAATTCCTGGTTGCGGGAGAGGAAATCAGCATTGACTAATGGAAAGATGACTGCAGGGAGGTTTCTGCTCTTCCTGGTCCTGTTTCTGCTCTTTCACGGGGTGCAGTTTTGGCCTCTGGGGCTGTTCCTGAAGCTCCGGGTGCAGATCTTGCTGCGGTCGCTGTTCCTGGGCTCCCCCTGGCTTCCTCTCCCCCATGAAATGGTTTGGAAACACACCCGTTTCTCCCTCGTGGGGGTGTCGCGATCAGGATGGATTAGGGAGACTCGACGAGGACGAGCTGGCGGCCCGGGGGTGCGGGGACCAAGGGGGCGACCTGGAAGGTCCTGCGGTTTCGGCCTCTTCCCCTCTCTGCGGCTCCGGGGTTTTTTTCCCTCATGGGACCCAGGGGCGGTTTGTTCAGTTCTCTCAGTTCGATTCTccgcggggggaggggggaggtggggtgcggggggggggtggggagagggaaaaaaagaaaaccccactAGCTTAGTTGTTCTAAAAGAGAAGGGCCTCCCCcctttgctctctctctttttgcccccagattttttttaaaactataatttagAAGGCTTTTGTTTCTCCTCACGGTTGCTGGGCCGTCGTCGTCGCCGCTGCTTTACCCCGGTCCCGCAGTCCCCACTGTCGTAGTTGCGAACTCCGCCTGGCTGttcttcttctctccttcttcctcctcttcctcttctgctgtcgccgccgctgctgctgctgctgccgctgccgctgccgccgccgccgccgcctcccggtGCCCGGGTCCAGCAGCCGCGGCTGAGTCCTTCTCCTCAGGACCTAGCCGAGTGAAATGACAACCAGCTGGAAAGACCTAGAGACACTTCCGGTTCGAAAAGGGAGGGGTGGGTTAGGGCAGACACCCCGCCCACCTGCCTAAAGGCCAATAAGCTGCTACAATTCAGATAAGGCCACGCCCATAATCCAGGTGCCCTCCCAGGAAGGTCGAAAAGTTACGTCGAGAGACGCCCCTTCCGTCTGCGCCTCGCCCAGTGAGGCCTGGAGCCTGGAACTCGCTCTACTACCCGGAGGGAGCCCAGCGAGTCGCCATCTTTAGTGTGGGCAAAGGGCTACTGCGCTGTTTATTTCGCTTAACCACGCTCTGCAGGAGGAGCGTTCAGGGACGCGCGGAAGAGAACGGCTGGCCCTAGCACTGTGGAAAAGAGTCCAGGAGTAGGAGATCGGAGTGGCTACCCATGAAACCGCGGATGAACGAGAGGCCTGCCCAGAGTAAACGTGGTTCCCCAGGCATCTCGTGCTTTGGCTCGAGCTCCGCCCCAGAGGGATCTGGAAGAGGAGGCGGGTTTTACCAGCTGCTGTAAGGTGCCTA
Protein-coding sequences here:
- the CPEB4 gene encoding cytoplasmic polyadenylation element-binding protein 4 isoform X3, translated to MGDYGFGVLVQSNTGNKSAFPVRFHPHLQPPHHHQNATPSPAAFINNNTAANGSSAGSAWLFPAPATHNIQDEILGSEKAKSQQQEPQDPLEKQQLSPSPGQEAGILPETEKAKPEENQGDNSSENGNGKEKIRIESPVLTGFDYQEATGLGTSTQPLTSSASSLTGFSNWSAAIAPSSSTIINEDASFFHQGGVPAASANNGALLFQNFPHHVSPGFGGSFSPQIGPLSQHHPHHPHFQHHHSQHQQQRRSPASPHPPPFTHRNAAFNQLPHLANNLSKPPSPWSSYQSPSPTPSSSWSPGGGGYGGWGGSQGRDHRRGLNGGITPLNSISPLKKNFASNHIQLQKYARPSSAFAPKSWMEDSLNRADNIFPFPDRPRTFDMHSLESSLIDIMRAENDSIKGQSSLFPMEDGFLDDGRGDQPLHSGLGSPHCFTHQNGERVERYSRKVFVGGLPPDIDEDEITASFRRFGPLIVDWPHKAESKSYFPPKGYAFLLFQDESSVQALIDACIEEDGKLYLCVSSPTIKDKPVQIRPWNLSDSDFVMDGSQPLDPRKTIFVGGVPRPLRAVELAMIMDRLYGGVCYAGIDTDPELKYPKGAGRVAFSNQQSYIAAISARFVQLQHGEIDKRVEVKPYVLDDQLCDECQGARCGGKFAPFFCANVTCLQYYCEYCWAAIHSRAGREFHKPLVKEGGDRPRHISFRWN
- the CPEB4 gene encoding cytoplasmic polyadenylation element-binding protein 4 isoform X2, producing the protein MGDYGFGVLVQSNTGNKSAFPVRFHPHLQPPHHHQNATPSPAAFINNNTAANGSSAGSAWLFPAPATHNIQDEILGSEKAKSQQQEPQDPLEKQQLSPSPGQEAGILPETEKAKPEENQGDNSSENGNGKEKIRIESPVLTGFDYQEATGLGTSTQPLTSSASSLTGFSNWSAAIAPSSSTIINEDASFFHQGGVPAASANNGALLFQNFPHHVSPGFGGSFSPQIGPLSQHHPHHPHFQHHHSQHQQQRRSPASPHPPPFTHRNAAFNQLPHLANNLSKPPSPWSSYQSPSPTPSSSWSPGGGGYGGWGGSQGRDHRRGLNGGITPLNSISPLKKNFASNHIQLQKYARPSSAFAPKSWMEDSLNRADNIFPFPDRPRTFDMHSLESSLIDIMRAENDSIKGRLNYSYPGSDSSLLINGQSSLFPMEDGFLDDGRGDQPLHSGLGSPHCFTHQNGERVERYSRKVFVGGLPPDIDEDEITASFRRFGPLIVDWPHKAESKSYFPPKGYAFLLFQDESSVQALIDACIEEDGKLYLCVSSPTIKDKPVQIRPWNLSDSDFVMDGSQPLDPRKTIFVGGVPRPLRAVELAMIMDRLYGGVCYAGIDTDPELKYPKGAGRVAFSNQQSYIAAISARFVQLQHGEIDKRVEVKPYVLDDQLCDECQGARCGGKFAPFFCANVTCLQYYCEYCWAAIHSRAGREFHKPLVKEGGDRPRHISFRWN
- the CPEB4 gene encoding cytoplasmic polyadenylation element-binding protein 4 isoform X1, yielding MGDYGFGVLVQSNTGNKSAFPVRFHPHLQPPHHHQNATPSPAAFINNNTAANGSSAGSAWLFPAPATHNIQDEILGSEKAKSQQQEPQDPLEKQQLSPSPGQEAGILPETEKAKPEENQGDNSSENGNGKEKIRIESPVLTGFDYQEATGLGTSTQPLTSSASSLTGFSNWSAAIAPSSSTIINEDASFFHQGGVPAASANNGALLFQNFPHHVSPGFGGSFSPQIGPLSQHHPHHPHFQHHHSQHQQQRRSPASPHPPPFTHRNAAFNQLPHLANNLSKPPSPWSSYQSPSPTPSSSWSPGGGGYGGWGGSQGRDHRRGLNGGITPLNSISPLKKNFASNHIQLQKYARPSSAFAPKSWMEDSLNRADNIFPFPDRPRTFDMHSLESSLIDIMRAENDSIKGRLNYSYPGSDSSLLINARTYGRRRGQSSLFPMEDGFLDDGRGDQPLHSGLGSPHCFTHQNGERVERYSRKVFVGGLPPDIDEDEITASFRRFGPLIVDWPHKAESKSYFPPKGYAFLLFQDESSVQALIDACIEEDGKLYLCVSSPTIKDKPVQIRPWNLSDSDFVMDGSQPLDPRKTIFVGGVPRPLRAVELAMIMDRLYGGVCYAGIDTDPELKYPKGAGRVAFSNQQSYIAAISARFVQLQHGEIDKRVEVKPYVLDDQLCDECQGARCGGKFAPFFCANVTCLQYYCEYCWAAIHSRAGREFHKPLVKEGGDRPRHISFRWN